The window ATCGATAGTTGTAACATATTTGAGTTTCGGCTTGATAAACTCTATGAACCCTATCTTTTTTTTGAACATGGTCTGAAAAAAGATAATCTCTCCGCCAGGTTTAAGCCAACCTTTAATTCGATCCAGAACAAGCTTCTGGTCATCGAAAAGCATGAAACTCATACTAAATAGAATAAAATCAAAAAATTCTCTCCTCGGCGGTTCGTAGGCCTCTACAGGCTCGTGGTGAATTTTGATGTAATCTTCAAGCTGGTAGGTTTCAATGAGACGGTAACAGTGATTTATATAGCTTTTATTAATATCAATTCCGGTTATTTTCAACTCCTTGGATTTAATCAATGGGTGGTAATTTTTTATCATCACCCCGTTGCCGATGCCCACGTCGAGAACATTGGAGTTATCCGAAAAATAATCGAGGCAATTATTGTAACAGTGGTCGGTCACGTCATTGATTATCAATTTGTATAGCAGATTTTTCATAATATAAAATCGAGTTTTTCTAAGAATCAATCTCTGATGTATTCGTAAAAAGTCATAAACTGCATCATTTGTCGTCCTGAACTTGTTTCAGGATCTCACTTGTTTCAGCATCTAATAATTTCAGTAAGTTAGAGACCCTGAAATAAATTCAGGGTGACAAAAAATGGCTTTTTACGAGACTGTCAATTTCTACATTCCAGGGATTTTCCGTGACCCGCTACGAAGAACGTCAACGTGAAAGCTTTGCATAATACAAACAAGGTCATTGCGAGCGATAGCGAAGCAATCTCTAATCCACTGTAATTATGAAAGATTGCCGCGTCGCTCTGCTCCTCGCAATGACTAAGGCCGCAATTATGCAAAGGTTTTAACGTATCGTTATCTCTTTAAGTTTATTCCATGTTTTCTCGGAGTACCAGATATCGACAAATTCACGGATAACATCTTTTTCTTTTTTTGCCATTTCTTCAGCTACCGGCTTTCGCAAAATACCTTTGACGCTTCTGAAAGCGGCGCTGTCTTTCTTAGCTAAATCGTGGGCTACCTTTCCGGCATCCTCCATCAAAGTATCCTGGGAAGATACCCTGTCAACAAGCCCCATCTGGTTTGCTTCCTCCGCAGAATACATTGAGCCACCGTAGAGGATTGACTGGGCATTCTTTTGTCCGACACAATATTTAAGCATTTCAACGCTTCCGGCAAGCACTGTTGAACCAAAGCCGATTTCATTTAACGCGATTTTTGCTTTACCGGAAACCATTATTCTATAGTCACATGTCGTGGCAAGCATACAGCCCCCGGCCATCGTATGGCCGTTTAATGCGGCCACAACAGGTTTTGGAAAGAGGAACATGTACGTGTAGAGATCGGTGAATTTAGTCAAAAACTTTGTGAAAGAATCTTTTGAATAGCTTAAAAATTCGGGAATATCAAAACCAAAGGAAAAAAAGTTGCCCTGGCCCGTTAAAATTATAGCCTTGACAGTTTCATCCTTTTC of the Syntrophales bacterium genome contains:
- a CDS encoding class I SAM-dependent methyltransferase, whose amino-acid sequence is MKNLLYKLIINDVTDHCYNNCLDYFSDNSNVLDVGIGNGVMIKNYHPLIKSKELKITGIDINKSYINHCYRLIETYQLEDYIKIHHEPVEAYEPPRREFFDFILFSMSFMLFDDQKLVLDRIKGWLKPGGEIIFFQTMFKKKIGFIEFIKPKLKYVTTIDFGNVTYEKDFFALINEKNLSVSEDRLIKKEWFGGEYRMIATSLKGDGF
- a CDS encoding enoyl-CoA hydratase/isomerase family protein — translated: MSFIIVSKDDSVATLTLSRGKVNALNESAIDQINSSLIELEKDETVKAIILTGQGNFFSFGFDIPEFLSYSKDSFTKFLTKFTDLYTYMFLFPKPVVAALNGHTMAGGCMLATTCDYRIMVSGKAKIALNEIGFGSTVLAGSVEMLKYCVGQKNAQSILYGGSMYSAEEANQMGLVDRVSSQDTLMEDAGKVAHDLAKKDSAAFRSVKGILRKPVAEEMAKKEKDVIREFVDIWYSEKTWNKLKEITIR